From the genome of Streptomyces sp. NBC_01775, one region includes:
- the cas5e gene encoding type I-E CRISPR-associated protein Cas5/CasD — protein MSVLVLQLAGPLQSWGAAARFARRTTEAAPTKSGVIGLLAAAQGRERTQDLTDLARLRFAVRVDQPGTRIRDYQTAHHFDTGKSMPVSERFYLADAVFVAAVEGEDTTIEGLHQALRTPVFLPYLGRRSCPPSRPVELGVRTGRGLEDVLSTEPWQASPWRQRRHREQTVELEAFIETQGGLGDRLRDQPLSFDPAHRQYAHRGVKSYSVPLATPCRRRRGPQVPDHDPTTVLGGDACT, from the coding sequence ATGAGCGTGCTGGTCCTGCAACTGGCCGGCCCTCTGCAGTCCTGGGGAGCCGCCGCACGCTTCGCCCGCCGCACGACCGAGGCCGCGCCCACCAAGAGCGGTGTGATCGGACTGCTGGCCGCGGCGCAGGGGCGTGAGCGCACCCAGGATCTGACTGATCTGGCCCGGCTGCGATTCGCGGTACGCGTCGACCAGCCCGGCACGCGTATCCGGGACTACCAAACGGCTCATCACTTCGATACCGGCAAGTCCATGCCGGTATCGGAGCGCTTCTACCTGGCGGACGCGGTCTTCGTTGCCGCCGTCGAAGGCGAGGACACCACCATCGAGGGGCTTCACCAGGCACTGCGGACACCTGTCTTCCTGCCTTACCTGGGCCGCCGTTCCTGCCCGCCCTCGCGCCCCGTGGAACTCGGCGTCCGTACCGGTCGCGGCCTGGAGGACGTGCTGAGCACCGAACCGTGGCAAGCCTCCCCCTGGCGGCAGCGGCGGCACCGTGAGCAGACGGTGGAGCTGGAAGCCTTCATCGAGACCCAAGGCGGGCTCGGCGACCGCCTCCGGGACCAGCCGCTCAGTTTCGACCCGGCCCACCGCCAGTACGCGCACCGCGGTGTCAAAAGCTATTCCGTGCCGCTTGCGACCCCGTGCCGCCGGCGCCGCGGCCCTCAAGTGCCCGACCACGACCCGACCACAGTGCTAGGGGGAGACGCATGTACCTGA
- the casA gene encoding type I-E CRISPR-associated protein Cse1/CasA translates to MPDEGPEVVCAAFDLTSNAWVRVLGEDGLEEELSLREVFAQAEGLRCVVGDLPTQDFALVRLLLAILHDALDGPADAEDWRQLWEDKDSFGPVASYLDKHRGSFDLLHPSAPFFQAAGLRAVSGEVSSLDRVVADVPNGDRFFTMRAAGASRLGFAEAARWLVHVHAFDSSGIKTGAEGDPRVKGGRGYPQGVAWAGNLGGVLVEGSTLRETLLLNLVAADTGNLRIASQDRPAWRGARLGPAETGELELARRPFGPRDLYTWQSRRVRLHHDAEGVYGVVLSYGDRLHARNKHRHEPMTAWRRSPVQEKKLGLPEVYLPREHDPARSAWRGLGALVAGRTPGAEQRQEAAQYVRPRILDWIARLVEEECLPPAFLIRARLTGAIYGTQQSVIDEVVDDSVTMPVVLLHAADPRLGQTAVDAVEDADKAVKALGELAETLAQAAGKDPEPHRAGARDRGYAELDAPFRRWLRDFTPDSDPVERRRTWQRSAHRAISRLGTQMVADAGEGAWQGRVIDTKRGEMWLSSASAELWFRRNLREVLPLSADEPAAVQSPRLAPSETVAESV, encoded by the coding sequence GTGCCGGATGAAGGACCCGAAGTCGTTTGCGCTGCTTTTGACCTGACGTCGAATGCCTGGGTGCGGGTGCTTGGGGAGGACGGCTTAGAGGAGGAGCTGTCGCTCCGGGAAGTCTTCGCGCAGGCGGAGGGGCTGCGCTGTGTGGTGGGTGATCTTCCGACGCAGGACTTTGCGCTGGTACGGCTGCTGCTGGCCATCCTCCACGACGCCCTCGATGGCCCGGCGGACGCGGAGGATTGGCGCCAACTGTGGGAAGACAAGGATTCCTTCGGCCCTGTGGCCAGTTATCTGGACAAGCACCGTGGCAGCTTCGATCTGCTGCACCCTTCCGCCCCGTTCTTCCAGGCCGCCGGGCTGCGGGCCGTGTCCGGGGAGGTGTCCTCGCTCGATCGCGTCGTTGCGGACGTGCCCAACGGCGACCGCTTCTTCACGATGCGGGCCGCCGGCGCCTCGCGGCTGGGATTCGCGGAGGCGGCGCGCTGGCTGGTGCATGTCCACGCCTTCGACTCCTCCGGTATCAAGACTGGCGCGGAGGGAGACCCCAGAGTGAAAGGAGGCCGCGGGTACCCGCAGGGCGTCGCCTGGGCGGGGAACCTCGGCGGAGTGCTGGTCGAGGGCAGCACGCTCAGGGAGACCCTCCTGCTCAACCTGGTCGCAGCCGACACCGGCAACCTTCGCATCGCCAGTCAGGACAGGCCTGCCTGGCGCGGCGCCCGGCTGGGGCCCGCAGAGACCGGTGAACTGGAGCTGGCCCGCCGGCCGTTCGGGCCCCGCGATCTGTATACGTGGCAATCCCGGCGTGTGCGTCTGCACCACGATGCTGAGGGCGTGTACGGGGTGGTGCTCTCTTACGGAGACCGGCTGCACGCACGCAACAAGCACCGGCATGAGCCCATGACCGCGTGGCGGCGAAGCCCGGTCCAGGAGAAGAAGCTGGGCCTGCCGGAGGTCTACCTCCCGAGGGAGCATGACCCGGCACGCAGTGCCTGGCGGGGTCTCGGCGCGCTCGTCGCCGGTAGAACGCCGGGGGCAGAGCAGCGGCAGGAGGCGGCGCAGTACGTGCGCCCCCGCATCCTCGACTGGATCGCCCGCCTGGTCGAAGAGGAGTGCCTGCCGCCCGCTTTCCTCATTCGCGCCCGGCTGACGGGCGCGATCTACGGCACGCAGCAGTCGGTCATCGACGAGGTGGTGGACGACAGCGTCACGATGCCCGTCGTGCTGCTGCACGCGGCCGATCCCCGCCTTGGACAGACGGCCGTCGACGCCGTCGAGGACGCGGACAAGGCGGTCAAGGCGCTGGGAGAGCTGGCCGAAACCCTCGCCCAGGCTGCGGGGAAGGACCCTGAGCCCCACCGGGCGGGCGCCCGTGACCGCGGCTACGCCGAACTGGATGCGCCATTCCGCCGCTGGCTGAGGGACTTCACCCCGGACAGCGATCCGGTGGAGCGTCGGCGCACATGGCAGCGCAGCGCCCACCGTGCGATCAGCCGCCTTGGCACGCAGATGGTGGCCGACGCAGGTGAGGGGGCCTGGCAAGGACGCGTGATCGACACCAAGCGTGGCGAGATGTGGCTCAGCAGCGCCAGTGCCGAGCTGTGGTTTCGCAGAAATCTGCGTGAGGTGCTTCCCCTGTCCGCCGATGAGCCGGCTGCGGTCCAAAGCCCCCGCCTGGCGCCGTCCGAAACCGTTGCGGAGAGCGTATGA
- the cas7e gene encoding type I-E CRISPR-associated protein Cas7/Cse4/CasC translates to MSRTILELHLLQTVPPSNLNRDDTGAPKSAIYGGVPRARVSSQSWKRATRLAFDQLLDPSELGTRTKRVAEFVGYRIRQLDSSIEEAESLRLAAETVRAATGVKVEPPKRKATSAQEGREKDPAPESSYLLFLSAGQRDGLARLAVEARADSTAFFKAKENKARAKEIANTRHSVDIALFGRMVADSADINVDAAAQVAHAISVHRVENESDYYTAVDDRKSRREGDLEESGEEDRGAGMIGTVEFNSATLYRFAALDADALARNLGTGLREDEPPTGPVRRAVEAFVEGFITSLPTGKLNTFGNHTLPDAVLVKLRSSRPISFVSAFEEPTQEETGTGNMRQACEKLAAYVPEIERAYGVEDDAQTWVLRVGKNTEALEGLGTSVSLPELVSAAGEAVAARQQPEAGQEPEA, encoded by the coding sequence GTGAGCCGTACGATCCTCGAACTCCACCTGTTGCAGACCGTGCCGCCCAGCAATCTCAACCGTGACGACACCGGGGCCCCCAAGAGCGCCATCTACGGAGGAGTGCCGCGAGCCCGGGTCTCCAGCCAATCGTGGAAACGCGCCACCCGACTGGCCTTCGACCAGCTGCTCGACCCCTCCGAACTGGGCACCCGCACCAAGCGGGTCGCGGAGTTCGTCGGCTACCGGATCCGTCAGCTGGATTCGTCCATCGAAGAGGCGGAGTCCCTGCGGCTGGCCGCCGAGACGGTTCGTGCGGCCACCGGGGTCAAGGTCGAGCCCCCCAAGCGCAAGGCGACCAGCGCGCAGGAGGGCAGGGAGAAGGACCCGGCGCCGGAGTCGTCGTACCTGCTCTTCCTCAGCGCGGGGCAGCGCGACGGGCTCGCCCGGCTGGCCGTCGAAGCCCGCGCCGACAGCACAGCGTTCTTCAAGGCCAAAGAGAACAAGGCCCGCGCCAAGGAGATCGCCAATACCCGCCACTCCGTGGACATAGCTCTCTTCGGCCGGATGGTCGCCGACAGCGCCGACATCAACGTGGACGCCGCAGCGCAGGTCGCACACGCCATCAGCGTGCACCGTGTGGAGAACGAGTCCGACTACTACACGGCGGTCGATGACCGTAAGAGCCGCAGGGAAGGAGACCTGGAGGAGAGTGGGGAGGAGGACCGGGGTGCGGGAATGATCGGCACTGTGGAGTTCAACTCCGCCACGCTCTACCGGTTCGCCGCACTGGACGCCGACGCGCTGGCCCGCAACCTCGGCACCGGCCTGCGTGAAGACGAGCCCCCCACGGGCCCGGTGCGCCGCGCGGTGGAAGCGTTCGTAGAGGGCTTCATCACCTCCTTGCCCACCGGCAAGCTCAACACCTTCGGCAACCACACCCTCCCCGACGCCGTCCTGGTCAAGCTGCGCAGCTCGCGCCCCATCAGCTTCGTCAGCGCTTTCGAGGAGCCCACCCAGGAGGAGACCGGTACGGGCAACATGCGGCAGGCGTGCGAGAAGCTCGCCGCCTACGTCCCTGAGATCGAACGAGCCTACGGAGTGGAGGACGACGCGCAGACGTGGGTGCTGCGCGTGGGAAAGAACACCGAGGCGCTGGAGGGCCTGGGCACCTCAGTCTCCCTCCCGGAACTGGTCTCCGCCGCCGGAGAGGCGGTAGCCGCCCGCCAGCAGCCCGAAGCGGGCCAGGAGCCAGAAGCATGA
- the cas1e gene encoding type I-E CRISPR-associated endonuclease Cas1e, which yields MPTVGKRRASTPRELTRAADRMSFLYLERCTVHRDANAITAEDAEGITHIPSATIGTLLLGPGTRVTHQAMSVLGESGAGVVWVGESGVRFYAGGRSLTRSSALVEAQATKWASRRSRLEVARAMYAMRFPSEDPSGCNRRELLGREGTRVKDFYRREATRVGIPWNGRHYTPGAFESGDAANQAVTAAAQCTYGIAQAVVAALGCAPGLGFVHSGHELAFVLDIADLYKTEIGIPVAFEVAAESEEEVGPRTRRALRDRVHEAGLLERCVSDIKHLLMDPTANSAEAADPYEDRVTLQTDSGEVESGRNYSDGIIW from the coding sequence ATGCCCACCGTCGGCAAGCGCCGCGCCTCCACCCCTCGTGAGCTGACACGGGCCGCGGACCGCATGTCTTTCCTCTATCTGGAGCGGTGCACCGTCCACCGCGACGCCAACGCCATCACCGCCGAGGACGCAGAGGGCATCACCCACATTCCCTCGGCGACCATTGGCACCCTGCTGCTTGGCCCCGGTACACGCGTCACCCACCAGGCGATGAGCGTGCTGGGGGAAAGCGGCGCCGGCGTGGTGTGGGTGGGGGAGAGCGGCGTCCGTTTCTACGCGGGAGGCCGCTCCCTCACCCGCTCCTCGGCGCTTGTCGAGGCGCAGGCCACGAAGTGGGCCAGCCGCCGCTCCCGGCTGGAGGTGGCACGCGCCATGTACGCCATGCGCTTCCCCAGCGAAGACCCTTCCGGATGCAACCGCCGCGAACTTCTCGGCCGGGAAGGCACACGGGTCAAGGACTTCTACCGCAGGGAAGCAACCCGCGTCGGTATTCCATGGAATGGCCGTCACTACACTCCCGGCGCGTTCGAATCCGGTGACGCTGCCAATCAGGCCGTCACCGCCGCAGCGCAGTGCACCTACGGCATCGCCCAGGCCGTCGTCGCCGCCTTGGGCTGCGCACCCGGCCTGGGCTTCGTCCACTCCGGCCACGAACTCGCATTCGTCCTCGACATCGCCGACCTCTACAAGACCGAGATCGGCATCCCCGTCGCCTTCGAAGTGGCCGCCGAAAGCGAGGAAGAGGTCGGACCCCGCACACGCCGCGCGTTGAGAGACCGCGTCCACGAGGCCGGCCTCCTCGAACGCTGTGTCTCCGACATCAAACACCTGCTCATGGACCCCACCGCGAATTCAGCGGAAGCCGCTGACCCATACGAAGACCGGGTCACCCTCCAGACCGATAGCGGCGAGGTTGAATCCGGCCGCAACTACTCCGACGGAATCATCTGGTGA
- the casB gene encoding type I-E CRISPR-associated protein Cse2/CasB, giving the protein MSTVARGQKPSKPRKPQRQVPLQRAGTVVDTYVTDLQRGFLADRASAVALLAQLRRGAGKTPDQVPELWGLTGTEALYAQGPMEEGQAAQAETAVHLAVTLYALHQQSQRSRRMHVPGIEIGAAVRQLMPPTGIDEAVRKRFVRVGTAATPGLLAVRLREVVTLLRREEIPLDYALLADRLYQAQQPGGMRQVRQIWGRSFHAYRFRQPDDVGKNTPPDTQPVQDPASDQSSA; this is encoded by the coding sequence ATGAGCACCGTTGCAAGGGGCCAGAAGCCGAGCAAGCCCCGGAAACCTCAACGGCAGGTCCCACTCCAGCGGGCCGGCACCGTCGTCGACACATACGTCACCGACCTTCAGAGAGGTTTCCTCGCCGACAGGGCGAGCGCCGTGGCGCTGCTCGCGCAGTTACGCCGCGGCGCGGGCAAGACCCCTGACCAGGTGCCCGAGCTGTGGGGCCTGACGGGCACAGAGGCCCTGTACGCACAAGGGCCGATGGAGGAGGGGCAAGCCGCCCAGGCCGAGACAGCGGTGCACCTCGCGGTCACGCTCTACGCGCTGCACCAGCAATCGCAACGCTCCCGCCGAATGCACGTCCCCGGCATCGAAATCGGTGCCGCCGTACGCCAGCTGATGCCGCCCACCGGGATCGATGAAGCGGTGCGCAAACGCTTCGTGAGGGTCGGCACAGCAGCCACCCCGGGGCTGCTCGCCGTCCGTCTGCGAGAGGTCGTCACCTTGCTGCGGCGCGAGGAGATCCCCTTGGACTATGCCTTGCTCGCCGACCGGCTCTACCAGGCCCAGCAACCGGGGGGAATGCGCCAGGTACGACAGATCTGGGGCCGCAGCTTCCACGCCTACCGCTTCCGCCAACCGGATGACGTCGGCAAGAACACCCCTCCAGACACGCAACCGGTCCAGGACCCGGCATCTGACCAATCTTCCGCATGA
- the cas2e gene encoding type I-E CRISPR-associated endoribonuclease Cas2e, whose translation MTVIVLTTCPVGLRGFLTRWLLEIAPGVFLGSPSARIREALWTEVQHYAGTGRALLAYTTNNEQGFTFRTHDHKWQPTDHEGLTLIRRPKQPGSAAPTPARPPERGWSKASKRRRFGNR comes from the coding sequence GTGACCGTCATTGTCCTCACCACCTGCCCGGTCGGTCTGCGAGGCTTCCTGACCCGCTGGCTTCTGGAGATCGCCCCCGGTGTTTTCCTCGGCAGCCCCTCCGCCCGGATCCGAGAAGCCCTGTGGACAGAGGTCCAGCACTACGCCGGCACCGGACGGGCACTGCTCGCCTACACCACCAACAACGAACAGGGATTCACCTTCCGTACCCATGACCACAAGTGGCAACCGACCGACCACGAGGGCCTCACCCTCATCCGCCGCCCGAAGCAGCCGGGCTCCGCGGCACCAACTCCGGCGAGGCCGCCCGAACGCGGCTGGAGCAAAGCCTCGAAACGACGGCGGTTCGGAAACCGTTAG
- the cas6e gene encoding type I-E CRISPR-associated protein Cas6/Cse3/CasE, producing the protein MYLTRFRLNTARAGARRLLSSPQMLHAGVMSSFAQLLPPPGEAAKSGPRVLWRVDRSAKAAVHLHIVSHTKPDLTHLVEQAGWPTTPDGWQSYEYAPFLSRLKAGDTWAFRLTANPVHHIRRKNGEPIKRTAHITPRHQIGWLLKRQQAAGFEVLEKPAAQRLLPESDEWQIMVHDRRNLNFGKTGEQPRGSQSRNRVSLVTATFDGRLRITDPEALRHALTAGIGKAKAYGCGLMTLSPAE; encoded by the coding sequence ATGTACCTGACCCGCTTCCGCCTCAACACCGCACGCGCCGGGGCCCGTCGACTGCTCTCCTCGCCCCAGATGCTGCACGCCGGGGTGATGTCTTCCTTCGCACAGCTCCTCCCGCCACCCGGGGAAGCGGCCAAGAGCGGCCCACGCGTGCTGTGGCGGGTGGACCGCAGCGCCAAAGCCGCAGTGCACCTGCACATCGTCAGCCACACCAAGCCCGACCTCACACACCTCGTCGAGCAGGCCGGCTGGCCCACAACCCCCGACGGCTGGCAAAGCTACGAGTACGCACCCTTCCTCTCCCGCCTGAAGGCCGGGGACACGTGGGCCTTCCGCCTCACCGCCAACCCGGTCCACCACATCCGCCGCAAAAACGGCGAGCCGATCAAGCGCACCGCGCACATCACTCCCCGCCACCAGATCGGCTGGCTGCTCAAACGCCAGCAAGCCGCCGGCTTCGAAGTGCTGGAGAAACCAGCGGCGCAACGGCTGCTGCCCGAGAGCGACGAGTGGCAGATCATGGTCCACGACCGCCGCAATCTCAACTTCGGCAAGACCGGCGAACAACCTCGAGGCTCCCAGTCGCGCAACCGCGTCTCACTGGTCACCGCCACCTTCGACGGCCGGCTGCGGATCACCGACCCGGAGGCGCTGCGTCACGCCCTGACCGCAGGCATCGGCAAGGCCAAGGCGTACGGATGCGGACTGATGACACTCTCCCCGGCGGAGTAA